The following are from one region of the Dreissena polymorpha isolate Duluth1 chromosome 2, UMN_Dpol_1.0, whole genome shotgun sequence genome:
- the LOC127865761 gene encoding uncharacterized protein LOC127865761: MKLFVAYGLVWFAMFAYVGADTKRCFCRAVLADNKSIVKDFGEVSRATHWLSVACRKLIDCPVVCDEKVKEWMCASQSECNNVTGGKKVVPSYQASTCSEGYGNNVRTCGCSFEKCMLECGTRTVAIELIKCMFDCHHQ; encoded by the exons ATGAAGTTATTCGTCGCGTATGGTCTAGTGTGGTTTGCAATGTTTGCATATGTGGGGGCTGACACGAAAAG ATGTTTCTGCCGAGCAGTTTTGGCAGACAATAAAAGTATCGTAAAGGACTTTGGTGAAGTTTCTCGCGCCACGCATTGGTTAAGTGTCGCTTGCAGAAAATTAATCGATTGCCCGGTTGTTTGTGACGAGAAAGTGAAGGAATGGATGTGTGCAAGCCAATCCGAATGCAATAATGTGACGGGTGGAAAGAAAGTAGTTCCGAGTTACCAGGCTAGCACGTGCTCCGAAGGTTATGGAAACAATGTAAGGACCTGCGGCTGTAGCTTTGAAAAGTGTATGCTGGAGTGTGGAACACGGACCGTTGCAATCGAGTTGATTAAATGTATGTTTGACTGTCACCATcagtaa